The following are from one region of the Atribacterota bacterium genome:
- a CDS encoding ferritin family protein: MPEFLNPFSGMVPPRKMSTEELLRAIRLNLAAEEEAVHLYLAHADATDNPIAKKVLIDIANEEKVHAGEFLRLLEILAEDEKEFLQQGAREVDELVQERAKPDTPEEPTIGSLR; encoded by the coding sequence GTGCCAGAATTTCTTAACCCTTTCTCGGGAATGGTTCCCCCGCGCAAAATGAGCACAGAAGAGTTATTGCGCGCCATACGTCTCAACCTCGCCGCGGAGGAAGAAGCGGTACATCTCTATTTGGCCCACGCCGACGCTACGGACAATCCCATAGCGAAAAAAGTCCTAATTGACATCGCTAACGAAGAGAAAGTGCATGCTGGTGAGTTTTTACGCCTTCTTGAAATCCTAGCCGAAGATGAAAAAGAGTTCTTACAGCAAGGTGCCAGAGAAGTGGATGAGTTGGTGCAGGAACGTGCAAAACCGGATACCCCTGAAGAACCGACCATTGGTTCTTTACGCTAA
- a CDS encoding family 1 encapsulin nanocompartment shell protein, producing MTHPYLGREDAPFGEKVWKILDQTMIEVGRAQLAGRKILPLKGPVGLGVTALPLSTKVSQDVTIVQNAPLFYIEKTFHLHKLTVAQFEREGITLDVTPLVQTVTACTTTEDTLIFRGIEQWPGLLTLPQSLRFSLHSWEKVGQASLDIINAVSLLDETGFHGPYALALAPSLYNLLLRRYPAGHHTELAHIQEIVQDRVIKAPILQSGGILINVNETYAALILGQDMQIGFLGTDQDGFFLSISESLGLLIQEPRSICILE from the coding sequence ATGACTCACCCGTATTTGGGACGAGAAGACGCTCCTTTTGGCGAAAAAGTGTGGAAAATTCTTGATCAAACCATGATCGAAGTAGGAAGGGCTCAACTTGCAGGGAGAAAGATCCTCCCCCTGAAGGGCCCTGTGGGTCTGGGTGTTACAGCCTTACCCTTATCTACAAAGGTGTCACAGGATGTGACCATAGTTCAGAATGCGCCTCTTTTTTATATCGAAAAAACCTTTCATCTCCATAAACTCACCGTAGCGCAGTTTGAAAGAGAAGGAATCACTTTAGACGTAACTCCCTTAGTCCAAACGGTAACCGCGTGTACCACCACTGAAGATACACTGATTTTCCGGGGTATCGAACAATGGCCTGGTCTTTTAACGCTTCCGCAAAGCCTCCGCTTTTCTCTCCATTCCTGGGAAAAAGTGGGTCAGGCAAGCCTTGATATCATCAATGCTGTCTCTCTTCTCGACGAAACCGGTTTTCATGGTCCATACGCCCTGGCACTTGCGCCATCACTCTACAATTTGCTTCTCCGCCGTTACCCCGCCGGTCACCACACCGAGCTCGCTCACATTCAGGAAATCGTGCAGGACCGGGTCATCAAGGCACCAATCCTCCAAAGTGGTGGCATTCTCATCAATGTGAACGAGACCTATGCCGCACTGATCCTGGGACAGGATATGCAAATTGGTTTCCTGGGCACCGATCAGGACGGGTTTTTCTTGAGTATTTCAGAAAGCCTGGGCCTCCTCATTCAGGAACCAAGGTCTATCTGTATTTTAGAGTAA
- the serC gene encoding 3-phosphoserine/phosphohydroxythreonine transaminase codes for MEERVCTFNPGPAALPLPVLKRIQEEMLNCRGSGMSILEMSHRSKEFEEILNEAVTRIKRILKLGEEFDVIFTQSGASLQFTMVPMNFAPNGKPVGYVDTGYWASKAIKEAKNLGKEVRILASSADKEYTYIPKNFTIEPGLSYLHITSNNTIRGTQWPFFPKIEGIPLIADMSSDIFSRVFDPKPFGCIYAGAQKNAGPAGVTIVIIRKDMLERIPQNLPTMLKYSTFVESNSLYNTPPCFAIYVVNLVMEWLEETIGGLEKMEAINRQKAQLLYDYIDSQDFYRNPILPEDRSKMNVIFRLPSEALESRFVQEAKKAGLVGLKGHRAVGGCRASIYNAVTIEAVETLLNFMKEFARING; via the coding sequence ATGGAAGAAAGGGTATGCACGTTCAACCCTGGACCAGCAGCACTACCTTTACCGGTTTTAAAGCGAATCCAAGAAGAGATGCTGAACTGCCGAGGAAGTGGGATGTCTATCCTCGAAATGAGCCACCGTTCCAAAGAATTCGAAGAAATCCTCAACGAGGCTGTTACTCGCATTAAAAGAATACTCAAGCTTGGGGAAGAATTTGATGTGATTTTCACCCAGAGTGGAGCAAGCCTCCAGTTCACCATGGTTCCCATGAATTTTGCTCCGAATGGGAAACCGGTTGGTTACGTAGATACCGGTTACTGGGCTTCAAAAGCCATTAAAGAAGCTAAAAACTTGGGCAAAGAAGTGCGGATTCTGGCTTCGTCTGCCGATAAAGAATACACCTACATACCCAAAAATTTTACCATTGAACCCGGACTTTCATACCTTCACATCACCTCAAATAACACGATTCGGGGAACCCAGTGGCCTTTCTTTCCAAAAATAGAAGGAATTCCCCTCATAGCCGATATGTCTTCGGACATTTTTAGTCGGGTATTTGACCCGAAACCTTTCGGGTGCATTTATGCCGGAGCACAGAAAAATGCTGGACCAGCGGGGGTCACCATCGTCATTATTCGCAAAGACATGTTGGAACGTATACCCCAGAACCTTCCCACCATGCTCAAATATTCCACCTTTGTGGAATCAAATTCCCTGTATAACACTCCCCCCTGTTTCGCCATATACGTGGTGAACCTGGTCATGGAATGGTTGGAAGAGACAATCGGTGGTTTAGAAAAAATGGAAGCAATCAATCGCCAAAAAGCTCAACTCCTCTACGACTATATCGATAGCCAGGATTTTTATCGGAATCCCATTCTCCCTGAAGACCGTTCAAAGATGAACGTAATTTTTCGTCTCCCTTCCGAAGCTTTAGAAAGCCGGTTTGTTCAGGAAGCGAAAAAGGCTGGCTTAGTGGGCCTGAAAGGCCATCGGGCTGTGGGTGGATGCCGGGCTTCGATCTACAACGCGGTAACCATAGAAGCAGTAGAGACACTCCTTAATTTTATGAAAGAGTTTGCGCGTATTAATGGGTAA
- a CDS encoding class II aldolase/adducin family protein, which translates to MEETRLREELVWYGQKILQRGLVVGPGGNLSARFGEHILISPSGFAFDEIRPEDYVKISLRDGKVVSGGKPSSEILMHWLIYLERQDAMVVMHTHPPFVLGVTGGGGTIQPMFPDFVAYLARTAILDYITPCTMDLAQAVRKAIREADAVLLRNHGLVTVGLTLKEAYYRTEIMEEAARITAVSKIFGAPRILSAQECADILDLDAEKYRQELVKKEL; encoded by the coding sequence GTGGAAGAAACGAGACTGCGGGAGGAATTAGTTTGGTATGGGCAAAAAATCCTCCAACGGGGGTTAGTAGTTGGGCCAGGCGGAAATCTGAGTGCTCGCTTTGGAGAGCACATCCTTATTTCCCCCAGTGGTTTTGCCTTTGACGAAATACGTCCTGAAGATTATGTCAAAATTTCGCTCCGGGATGGGAAAGTGGTTTCTGGGGGGAAACCTTCTTCGGAAATTTTGATGCACTGGTTAATCTATCTTGAACGCCAAGATGCCATGGTCGTGATGCATACCCATCCTCCTTTTGTTTTAGGTGTTACTGGCGGTGGGGGTACCATTCAGCCGATGTTTCCTGATTTTGTGGCTTATCTTGCGAGGACTGCAATTCTTGACTACATTACGCCTTGCACCATGGACCTTGCTCAGGCTGTTCGGAAGGCCATTCGGGAAGCTGATGCGGTGCTCCTTCGTAATCACGGTTTGGTTACAGTAGGTTTGACCCTGAAAGAGGCGTATTATCGGACGGAAATTATGGAGGAAGCTGCTCGGATTACGGCTGTTAGCAAAATTTTCGGTGCTCCCCGTATTCTGAGCGCTCAGGAATGCGCAGACATCCTTGATCTTGACGCTGAGAAGTACCGCCAAGAACTTGTCAAAAAGGAGCTTTAG
- a CDS encoding septum formation initiator family protein, with product MKKFIFVLFLSFFFFGLTLRTSEKVVLYFRLERELQELSSREEALRREVAELRKERQFLEEDWYIEKLAREKLRLVKPGEILVRVIEE from the coding sequence TTGAAGAAGTTCATATTTGTACTGTTCCTTTCGTTTTTCTTTTTTGGCCTTACGTTGCGGACCAGCGAGAAGGTTGTTCTGTATTTTCGGTTGGAGCGAGAATTACAGGAACTTTCTTCTCGGGAAGAAGCGTTGCGTCGAGAAGTCGCTGAGTTACGAAAAGAGCGGCAATTTCTGGAAGAAGATTGGTATATTGAAAAGTTGGCTCGGGAGAAACTGCGCTTAGTAAAACCAGGGGAAATCCTGGTTCGAGTCATTGAGGAGTAG
- the eno gene encoding phosphopyruvate hydratase: MSTIFDVHAREILDSRGNPTVEVDVTLASGAFGRAAVPSGASTGTFEAVELRDGEKNRYLGKGVKKAVSNVNEVIAPEVIGLDALDQASIDKTLIELDGTPNKGKLGANAILGVSLAVAKAAADYTGLPLYRYIGGSNAREMPVPLMNILNGGKHADSGVDIQEFMIVPCGASSFSEALRMGAETFHALAKVLKRKGYSIGVGDEGGFAPNLRSSEEALETIIEAIQLAGYEPGRDVFLALDPAASELFRDGIYVFEREGTRRSVEEMVEFYQTLVEKYPIVSIEDGLAEEDWEGWKKLTFALGEKIQIVGDDLFVTNKERLLRGIAEKSANSILIKLNQIGTLTETLETIETAKKAGFTCVVSHRSGETEDATIADLVVGCNAGQIKTGSLCRSERIAKYNQLLRIEEDLGSAALFRGKGVFKSLLT; the protein is encoded by the coding sequence ATGAGTACCATTTTCGATGTTCATGCTCGAGAAATCTTGGATTCAAGGGGAAATCCCACTGTTGAGGTCGACGTCACTCTGGCTTCGGGAGCTTTTGGGAGGGCGGCAGTGCCTTCTGGAGCTTCAACCGGGACTTTTGAGGCTGTGGAACTTCGCGATGGCGAGAAAAATCGTTACCTGGGTAAAGGGGTCAAAAAAGCGGTTTCCAACGTCAACGAAGTCATTGCGCCGGAAGTCATCGGACTGGATGCGCTGGACCAGGCTTCTATTGACAAAACGCTCATTGAACTCGATGGGACTCCCAACAAGGGGAAACTCGGCGCTAATGCCATTCTGGGGGTTTCTCTTGCTGTTGCTAAGGCGGCGGCAGATTATACTGGGCTTCCCCTCTACCGGTATATTGGGGGGTCGAATGCGCGAGAAATGCCGGTACCACTCATGAATATTTTGAACGGTGGGAAACATGCCGATAGTGGTGTAGATATCCAAGAATTCATGATCGTTCCCTGTGGAGCCAGTTCTTTCTCTGAAGCACTCCGAATGGGAGCCGAGACTTTCCATGCTCTGGCGAAGGTCTTAAAACGAAAGGGTTATTCCATCGGGGTGGGAGATGAAGGAGGTTTCGCGCCGAATCTTCGTTCGTCGGAGGAAGCTCTGGAGACCATCATCGAGGCCATTCAATTGGCCGGTTATGAACCGGGACGAGATGTTTTTCTGGCTTTAGATCCGGCTGCTTCAGAACTTTTCCGGGACGGTATCTACGTTTTTGAACGGGAAGGAACCCGAAGAAGCGTTGAGGAGATGGTGGAATTTTACCAGACGCTGGTGGAGAAGTACCCCATTGTTTCCATCGAGGACGGCTTGGCAGAAGAAGACTGGGAAGGCTGGAAGAAATTGACTTTTGCGCTGGGTGAAAAAATCCAGATTGTCGGTGATGACCTTTTTGTGACCAATAAAGAAAGGCTTTTGCGGGGTATTGCCGAAAAATCGGCCAATTCTATTCTGATCAAGCTTAATCAGATTGGGACCCTCACTGAGACTCTGGAAACCATCGAGACAGCCAAAAAAGCTGGATTTACCTGTGTGGTTTCACATCGCTCTGGAGAAACCGAAGACGCCACCATTGCCGATTTAGTGGTGGGGTGCAACGCGGGTCAGATTAAGACTGGTTCGCTCTGTCGTTCAGAGAGGATTGCCAAGTACAATCAGCTTTTGCGGATTGAGGAAGACCTGGGAAGTGCAGCGCTCTTTAGAGGAAAAGGCGTTTTCAAATCACTCCTTACTTAG
- a CDS encoding cyclophilin-like fold protein, protein MGQKIKFIFPQSGVTVEAELKESQLAQSVLAILPFEGRVNTWGKEIYFPIPLQSDMIFPQGLVRKGDIGYWPEGACLCLFFGPTPASLSAEEIRPASDVEVVGQLLGEVDVLEQISSGSVVKIVKE, encoded by the coding sequence GTGGGGCAGAAAATTAAATTCATCTTTCCCCAGTCGGGGGTTACTGTAGAAGCAGAGTTGAAAGAGAGTCAATTGGCACAAAGTGTTTTGGCAATCCTGCCGTTTGAAGGGAGGGTGAATACTTGGGGTAAAGAGATTTACTTTCCCATTCCCCTTCAGAGTGATATGATATTTCCACAGGGATTGGTCCGAAAGGGGGATATCGGATACTGGCCGGAGGGAGCGTGTCTTTGTCTCTTTTTTGGTCCTACACCGGCAAGTTTGAGTGCTGAAGAAATTCGCCCGGCCAGCGATGTAGAAGTGGTTGGGCAACTTTTGGGAGAGGTAGACGTGCTGGAGCAAATTTCTTCTGGCAGTGTGGTAAAAATCGTAAAGGAATAG
- a CDS encoding glycerate kinase: MKVVVCPNSFKGSLSSIEASLAICQGLEEAGIEGVIAKPLADGGEGTIEAFAWNKGGQKRLYRVMGPWGEEVEATILLWESTAIVEMAQAAGLTLVSPHQRNPRLTTTYGVGELLGKALALGVKRIILAVGGSATTDGGMGALQALGVRFLDAQGRELFGVGENLLSVASLDFSGMVMKPRDVEFLIACDVENPLYGENGAAYVYAPQKGALPEDVSFLDKGLRHYATVVRQFTGVSLDDLPGGGAGGGIAAGMFAFWGGQIVSGGELLLRIFEVEREAEGATWMVSGEGKIDRQTTFGKLPWRVREMCMRHGKPLILIGGVVEEDAGTLFGDRVALFSLASCWETEEAAFKQAFLRLRNLCLNLGKIMREV, translated from the coding sequence GTGAAAGTGGTGGTGTGCCCGAACTCTTTTAAGGGGAGTTTGTCAAGTATTGAGGCATCTTTGGCGATATGCCAGGGCCTTGAGGAAGCAGGAATAGAGGGAGTGATTGCAAAACCTCTGGCCGATGGAGGAGAGGGAACGATTGAGGCTTTTGCCTGGAATAAAGGTGGGCAGAAGCGTCTCTACCGGGTCATGGGTCCTTGGGGAGAAGAGGTGGAGGCTACGATACTTCTTTGGGAGAGTACCGCAATCGTGGAAATGGCTCAAGCGGCTGGATTAACACTTGTATCTCCGCACCAACGTAATCCTCGTCTGACCACCACGTATGGTGTGGGAGAGCTGCTTGGCAAAGCGTTGGCATTGGGTGTAAAGCGAATCATCCTGGCGGTGGGTGGAAGCGCTACAACCGATGGGGGGATGGGAGCACTTCAGGCCTTGGGGGTTCGTTTCCTGGATGCTCAAGGTCGAGAACTCTTTGGTGTCGGGGAGAACTTGCTCTCCGTTGCTTCGCTTGATTTCTCGGGTATGGTCATGAAACCCCGGGATGTGGAATTTCTGATTGCTTGTGACGTGGAAAATCCTCTATATGGGGAAAATGGTGCTGCGTACGTCTATGCTCCTCAAAAAGGGGCCTTGCCAGAAGATGTATCGTTCCTCGATAAAGGTTTACGACACTATGCCACGGTTGTGCGACAATTTACCGGGGTTTCCTTGGACGATCTTCCCGGAGGTGGTGCAGGAGGTGGTATTGCTGCTGGAATGTTTGCCTTCTGGGGAGGACAGATTGTTTCCGGAGGGGAGTTGCTTCTGCGGATTTTTGAAGTTGAACGGGAGGCAGAAGGGGCAACCTGGATGGTGAGTGGTGAAGGGAAAATTGACCGCCAGACTACTTTTGGGAAGCTTCCCTGGCGGGTACGGGAAATGTGTATGCGACATGGAAAACCCTTAATCCTGATTGGAGGGGTTGTGGAAGAAGATGCTGGTACGCTTTTTGGGGATCGCGTAGCGCTCTTTTCTTTGGCGAGTTGCTGGGAGACTGAGGAAGCAGCTTTTAAACAGGCTTTTTTGCGGTTGCGGAATCTTTGTTTGAATTTGGGAAAGATAATGAGGGAGGTATAA
- a CDS encoding RNA-binding S4 domain-containing protein yields MRLDKFLQVSRLIKRRSLAQTACHSGRVLLNGRVAKPATPVKIGDRITLCSASWEVEVQVMALSEKEGGGLFELIRKERRLEE; encoded by the coding sequence ATGCGGCTCGATAAGTTTCTCCAGGTTTCAAGGCTTATCAAACGTCGTTCTTTGGCACAAACTGCATGCCACAGTGGTCGGGTGTTATTGAATGGGAGGGTTGCCAAACCCGCTACTCCGGTGAAAATTGGGGATCGGATTACGCTTTGTTCTGCAAGTTGGGAGGTTGAAGTGCAAGTCATGGCTCTTTCCGAGAAGGAAGGAGGAGGATTGTTCGAGCTTATCCGGAAAGAGAGGCGACTTGAAGAGTGA
- the mazG gene encoding nucleoside triphosphate pyrophosphohydrolase — MDERESNGVLFEELLDIVARLRSEDGCPWDREQTRESLKPLMLEELYEAFDAIDKHDEISLREELGDMLLHIVFHAQIGSEQGSFTIREVLAGIIAKMRKRHPHVFGELQVKSVDDVLLNWEKIKDEERKEGKGMLSSLPRSLPSLLRALAIQSRVARVGFDWKDATEVERKVEEEWREFLEAWNHQNRTRMEEEWGDLVFALVNLARHLEIQPEDALRKSCDRFVRRFEFVEKRVKDQGKALENVTLEEMDALWEEAKKERL, encoded by the coding sequence ATGGATGAAAGGGAGAGTAATGGAGTACTTTTTGAAGAACTCCTCGATATTGTTGCTCGATTACGGAGTGAAGATGGTTGTCCCTGGGATAGAGAGCAAACGCGAGAGAGCCTTAAGCCTTTGATGTTGGAAGAACTGTACGAGGCTTTTGACGCCATTGACAAGCACGATGAAATATCATTGCGGGAGGAGCTGGGGGATATGCTGTTGCATATCGTTTTCCATGCTCAGATCGGGAGTGAACAAGGGAGTTTTACCATCAGAGAAGTTTTAGCAGGCATTATTGCCAAGATGAGAAAGCGCCATCCCCATGTCTTTGGAGAACTCCAGGTCAAAAGTGTTGACGATGTGTTACTGAATTGGGAAAAAATTAAGGATGAAGAGCGGAAAGAAGGAAAAGGAATGCTTTCTTCGCTCCCCCGGTCTTTACCTTCCCTTTTGCGAGCTTTGGCCATTCAGTCTCGGGTAGCCAGGGTTGGTTTTGACTGGAAAGACGCCACAGAAGTCGAACGCAAAGTGGAGGAAGAGTGGAGAGAATTCCTTGAGGCTTGGAACCATCAAAATCGTACTCGGATGGAGGAAGAATGGGGGGACCTGGTTTTTGCTCTGGTCAATTTAGCTCGTCATCTTGAGATTCAACCAGAAGATGCGTTACGGAAATCCTGTGACCGCTTTGTGAGACGGTTTGAGTTTGTTGAAAAGAGAGTAAAGGATCAAGGGAAGGCGTTGGAAAACGTGACTCTGGAGGAGATGGATGCCTTATGGGAGGAAGCCAAGAAGGAGCGCTTGTAG
- the mfd gene encoding transcription-repair coupling factor — MGWQEEFWNHVMAPLVERLQERKVIGVELVPPLRTLVAAFLARLGNLLYVVPDERSRMRVARELRTWQSLVSLSHVLEAESMDLFSGITLQERMKSTENWVMTVSIDDLKREVVEWQYFTAHSHFLQKGQEIKRDHFLDFLFSLGYERVDLVTSKGEVAIRGEVVDLFPPQLDQPVRTFWWGNQVEKLRTFNPETQRTGGELENLLIPPASGFFRTIPFLRILEKAVFVSVFDGVAPEGGFSFPLSVYLGLKRNVGEVLTVSVSSSPCFEGNIAQFVESIQAENWKFIGVILPQEKIEVLSQIFMESGIPFENGWDGPARVHFQVGFLSSGFLLPTLSSVFFSGREIFGFSLPSSSSKGKMTTSSFEFLSTLNPGDYVVHEEQGIGIFQGLKEMVVQGVRRVYLEIGYAGNDVLYVPVENAQVVQKYLGVGEAKPVLSRLGRGEWTRSRERAKRSVEKIARELVELYARRQIERGHAFSPDTPWQRELEVSFPFIETPDQKRAIEEVKRDMESPRPMDRLVCGDVGYGKTEVAVRAAFKAVMDGKQVVVLAPTTLLSEQHYLTFSERMKAFPVRIAVLNRFRTPGEQREILEKVKSGEIDILVGTHRLLSKDVVFRDLGLLIIDEEQRFGVFHKERLRTMKASVDVLTLTATPIPRTLYLSLLGIKDVSLIETPPEGRKPITTLVLPRTVKTIREAIGREIERGGQVFYVCPRIRDLFRVEKELREVFPHLSFGIAHGRLKAKELEEMMRAFYQGVIPVLLCTTIVEIGLDVPRANTLIVDPATLFGLAQLYQLRGRIGRFDREAFAYFLYPSHLRYEAQERLEALLEFSTTGSGAKLAMRDLEIRGAGNILGTEQHGFIQEVGFSLYLKLLQEEVALLKGENKEAPGVNPRIFLRVNAYIPSTYLENETERLHYYRRFWESSSLEDILELVEELQDRFGRFPEEVENLFQIARLRYYAKITQVESIEEKDDGIYIEGSLETLGKISAVMRNRIETRLLIQNGRVVLRLPRLSAGTLVQFLERMSQNG, encoded by the coding sequence ATGGGTTGGCAGGAAGAATTTTGGAATCACGTGATGGCTCCCCTGGTGGAGCGCCTGCAAGAGCGAAAAGTTATTGGTGTAGAGCTTGTGCCCCCCTTACGAACACTCGTTGCGGCTTTTTTGGCTCGATTGGGAAATCTCCTCTATGTGGTTCCAGATGAAAGAAGCAGGATGAGGGTGGCCAGAGAACTGAGGACGTGGCAGTCCCTGGTTTCTTTAAGCCATGTCTTAGAAGCTGAATCCATGGATCTTTTCTCGGGTATAACATTACAGGAACGGATGAAAAGTACCGAAAATTGGGTCATGACGGTTTCGATTGACGATTTAAAAAGGGAAGTGGTGGAGTGGCAGTATTTTACGGCTCATTCCCATTTTTTACAGAAGGGTCAGGAAATCAAACGAGATCACTTTCTCGATTTTCTTTTCTCTCTGGGGTATGAGCGGGTTGACCTTGTGACCTCCAAGGGGGAGGTGGCCATAAGGGGCGAAGTGGTGGATCTTTTTCCGCCACAACTTGATCAACCGGTCAGGACCTTCTGGTGGGGGAACCAGGTGGAGAAGTTACGCACTTTTAACCCTGAGACCCAGAGAACCGGAGGAGAGTTGGAAAATCTTTTGATTCCTCCTGCCAGTGGTTTTTTCCGCACCATTCCTTTTTTACGAATTCTGGAAAAAGCGGTCTTCGTCTCTGTTTTTGATGGCGTGGCACCTGAGGGGGGATTTTCTTTTCCTCTATCGGTATACCTGGGGTTAAAGAGAAACGTCGGTGAAGTTTTGACCGTCTCTGTTTCCAGCAGTCCCTGTTTCGAGGGGAATATTGCTCAGTTTGTCGAGTCTATTCAGGCGGAGAACTGGAAATTTATTGGGGTGATTCTCCCCCAGGAAAAGATCGAGGTTCTCTCGCAGATTTTTATGGAATCGGGTATTCCTTTTGAAAATGGTTGGGATGGTCCAGCGAGGGTTCATTTTCAGGTAGGGTTTCTGAGTAGCGGCTTCCTCCTTCCTACCCTTTCTTCGGTTTTTTTCTCCGGGCGAGAGATTTTTGGGTTTTCTCTTCCTTCGTCGTCTTCGAAGGGAAAGATGACTACCTCTTCTTTTGAGTTCCTTTCCACCCTGAATCCTGGTGATTATGTGGTACATGAAGAACAGGGAATCGGGATTTTTCAGGGATTAAAGGAAATGGTGGTGCAGGGTGTGCGCAGGGTATATCTTGAGATTGGTTATGCTGGTAATGATGTTTTGTATGTACCCGTAGAAAATGCCCAGGTAGTCCAGAAGTATCTGGGGGTGGGTGAGGCAAAACCCGTATTGAGCCGTTTGGGAAGGGGAGAATGGACGCGGAGTCGAGAAAGAGCGAAGCGATCGGTTGAAAAAATAGCCCGGGAATTGGTAGAGCTCTATGCCCGGCGTCAGATTGAGAGAGGCCATGCTTTTTCCCCTGATACGCCTTGGCAGAGGGAATTAGAGGTTTCCTTCCCTTTTATCGAAACTCCGGATCAGAAAAGGGCTATTGAGGAAGTAAAGCGGGATATGGAAAGTCCCCGTCCCATGGATCGCCTGGTCTGTGGAGATGTGGGGTATGGAAAGACTGAGGTCGCGGTTCGAGCCGCTTTCAAGGCGGTGATGGATGGGAAACAAGTGGTAGTCCTGGCACCCACGACGTTATTATCTGAACAACATTATCTAACTTTTTCGGAACGGATGAAGGCTTTCCCTGTGCGCATTGCCGTGTTAAACCGCTTTCGGACCCCTGGAGAACAGAGGGAAATACTGGAGAAGGTAAAAAGTGGAGAAATTGATATTCTGGTTGGAACTCATCGATTGCTGAGTAAGGACGTCGTATTTCGGGATCTGGGACTCTTAATCATTGATGAAGAGCAGCGCTTTGGGGTTTTTCATAAAGAACGCCTGCGGACTATGAAAGCCAGCGTTGACGTTTTAACTCTCACGGCGACACCCATTCCCAGGACCCTTTATCTCTCGCTTTTAGGAATAAAGGATGTGAGTCTCATTGAAACCCCTCCCGAGGGACGAAAACCGATCACCACCCTGGTGCTGCCTCGAACTGTGAAAACCATTCGGGAAGCAATTGGGAGAGAAATAGAGCGGGGTGGACAGGTTTTCTACGTTTGCCCTCGCATCCGGGACCTTTTTCGAGTAGAAAAAGAACTGCGGGAAGTATTTCCTCACCTTTCTTTCGGTATTGCCCATGGTCGTTTGAAGGCGAAGGAGCTGGAAGAGATGATGAGGGCATTTTACCAGGGAGTCATACCAGTCCTCCTGTGCACTACGATTGTGGAAATTGGACTGGATGTGCCTCGAGCCAATACCCTTATTGTGGATCCGGCGACACTCTTTGGGTTAGCTCAGCTTTATCAATTACGGGGACGTATTGGTCGTTTTGATCGAGAGGCGTTTGCCTATTTTCTGTATCCTTCTCATCTCCGTTACGAAGCGCAAGAACGGTTGGAAGCGTTGCTTGAGTTCAGTACCACTGGTTCTGGCGCGAAACTGGCTATGAGGGACCTTGAAATTCGTGGTGCGGGCAATATCTTGGGTACTGAACAGCATGGCTTTATTCAGGAAGTCGGTTTTTCTCTCTATCTCAAGCTCTTGCAGGAAGAGGTTGCTCTGTTGAAAGGAGAAAACAAGGAAGCACCAGGCGTAAACCCCCGTATTTTTTTGAGGGTCAATGCCTACATTCCCTCTACCTATTTGGAGAATGAGACCGAGCGTCTTCATTATTATCGGAGATTTTGGGAGTCATCAAGCCTAGAGGATATTCTTGAACTCGTGGAGGAATTACAAGACCGGTTTGGACGTTTTCCGGAAGAGGTTGAAAATCTCTTTCAGATTGCAAGACTACGCTATTATGCTAAAATAACTCAGGTTGAAAGTATCGAAGAAAAAGACGATGGGATATATATTGAAGGGTCTCTGGAAACGTTGGGTAAAATTTCCGCGGTGATGAGGAACCGAATAGAAACGAGGTTACTCATTCAGAACGGTCGAGTGGTGCTGCGTTTGCCAAGGTTGTCAGCCGGTACACTTGTGCAGTTTTTGGAGAGGATGAGCCAAAATGGATGA